In the genome of Marinomonas algicola, the window TAAAGTGGCTCGTCGAGCGCTTCGAGTGGCTGATTTGTTGGATCCAATTCGGTTTGCTGAAAAGTTAAAAGAAGTTTTGTCGTATTACAACTTCATGCTAAAGAATTACTATCATGTGGATGAAATTTCATACGATGAAGTCTATGAAGAGGGCCTGAAAATGGCTGAATTCATTCGTCCCATGGTGACTGACACTATTTCATTATTACATGATTTACGTCGCTCAGGCGCTAACATCATGTTTGAAGGCGCGCAAGGGTCTTTGTTGGATGTAGATCATGGTACGTATCCTTATGTAACTTCCTCAAATACTACGGCAGGTGGTGCTCCAACTGGTACTGGTTTTGGCCCATTGTATTTTGATTATGTGTTAGGTATTACAAAAGCTTATACGACGCGCGTTGGCTCTGGCCCTTTTCCAACAGAATTGTTTGATGAAGATGGTGAGATGTTGGCCGCTCGTGGTCATGAGTTTGGTGCTACTACTGGGCGCGCTCGTCGTTGTGGTTGGTTTGATGCGGTTGCTTTGCGTCATGCTATACAAATCAATTCTGTTTCAGGAATGTGTCTCACTAAATTAGATGTGTTAGATGGGTTTGAAACAATTAAAGTATGTGTCTCTTATGTTGATGATAATGGGAATCCGGTTGCGGGCTCGTTAGTGGATAGTGAAGGTTATGAGGCGGCACGCCCTGTTTATATCGAGCTTCCTGGTTGGGCTGAATCTACAGTGGGTGCGCCTGATTTCGATTCATTGCCTAAAAATGCTCAAGATTATATTCGCTTCCTTGAAGAGCAGGTCGGTGTTCCTGTTGATATTATCTCTACTGGTCCTGATCGTATTGAAACTATCGTTTTAAGAGACCCTTTTAAACTTTAGCTGCTAATTGATTGTAAAAAAGCCGATTTATTCGGCTTTTTTTATGCCTGGCCTGTACTTGTATTTAGTGTAAAAAGTTTGAAAATC includes:
- a CDS encoding adenylosuccinate synthase, which gives rise to MGKNVVILGTQWGDEGKGKVVDLLTEEVAAVVRFQGGHNAGHTLVIDGKKTVLHLIPSGILRDNVQCIIGNGVVLSPAALLKEVNELLEQGIPAVERLKISPACPLILPYHIAMDQAREIAKGANKIGTTGRGIGPAYEDKVARRALRVADLLDPIRFAEKLKEVLSYYNFMLKNYYHVDEISYDEVYEEGLKMAEFIRPMVTDTISLLHDLRRSGANIMFEGAQGSLLDVDHGTYPYVTSSNTTAGGAPTGTGFGPLYFDYVLGITKAYTTRVGSGPFPTELFDEDGEMLAARGHEFGATTGRARRCGWFDAVALRHAIQINSVSGMCLTKLDVLDGFETIKVCVSYVDDNGNPVAGSLVDSEGYEAARPVYIELPGWAESTVGAPDFDSLPKNAQDYIRFLEEQVGVPVDIISTGPDRIETIVLRDPFKL